A portion of the Paenibacillus marchantiae genome contains these proteins:
- a CDS encoding Vps62-related protein, producing the protein MTIKSLLAASFLAVSLFFPLAQPAQAEEDNAVTVYQDGDFGGSSQPFGIGQFNVNQLNVVGNDKISSVKVAPGYRLTLYRDKDFSGDTKTLTGDAGWLDDFNDATSSLKVEKIGGPNKPVIAYSNSPYGGFEQQFDIGSYNVDELKAGVGNDAISALRVAPGYKVTLYKDYNFAGYSKVLTADAIYVGGDINDSVSSLKVEAISPLDATSVAVPGNDYSDTAKREILQTFAPKIWFAQGEVYFPSSVEHTLPHVDRYVNPGSGLYEFKTKTELNPYTLKLPYFTGDLANAPIYAFWVEKEYNNVDLVYFQFSPYDLGKTVFGTEVGDHVGDWERVTVRLAKFTDQNSNYVKPVQVYYGAHSFGTTYSWGEVDKVNNTHPVAYSAFGSHGMWKDPGNHVYQELVVTQLIDVTNQGTAWDTWNNIQAFQYYPNTRTGNGLGNAWPSWLDRDYSNPNSLSVYRFGNPSQGSFFGQPLLAGGPTGPQEKGALTNDVILD; encoded by the coding sequence ATGACAATCAAATCCTTGCTTGCAGCTTCGTTCTTGGCAGTATCTCTTTTCTTTCCATTGGCGCAGCCCGCGCAGGCGGAAGAGGACAACGCCGTAACGGTTTACCAGGATGGAGATTTTGGAGGCAGCTCCCAACCGTTTGGGATTGGCCAGTTCAATGTGAATCAGCTTAACGTGGTTGGTAACGACAAAATATCTTCGGTAAAGGTAGCTCCGGGATATCGATTGACCCTGTATCGTGACAAGGATTTCTCCGGTGACACCAAAACCCTGACCGGCGATGCGGGATGGCTTGATGATTTTAACGACGCGACTTCCAGTCTGAAAGTAGAGAAGATCGGAGGCCCCAATAAACCAGTTATCGCATATTCCAATTCGCCTTATGGAGGTTTTGAGCAGCAGTTTGATATCGGCAGCTATAATGTGGATGAACTGAAGGCTGGAGTAGGTAATGATGCCATCTCCGCACTCCGGGTAGCCCCAGGGTATAAGGTCACATTGTACAAAGACTACAATTTCGCTGGATATTCCAAGGTTCTGACCGCAGATGCGATCTATGTTGGCGGAGATATCAATGATTCGGTATCGAGCCTGAAGGTTGAGGCCATCTCGCCGCTCGATGCCACCTCGGTTGCCGTTCCGGGTAACGATTACAGTGACACAGCCAAGCGTGAAATATTGCAAACCTTTGCTCCTAAAATCTGGTTTGCCCAAGGCGAAGTTTATTTCCCGTCCTCGGTAGAACATACCCTGCCGCATGTGGATCGCTATGTGAATCCAGGTTCAGGTTTGTATGAATTTAAGACCAAAACGGAATTGAATCCATATACCCTGAAACTACCTTATTTTACGGGCGATCTGGCTAATGCGCCGATCTATGCGTTTTGGGTGGAGAAGGAGTATAACAACGTCGATCTGGTATATTTCCAGTTCAGTCCCTATGATCTTGGGAAAACGGTGTTTGGCACGGAAGTGGGAGATCATGTCGGAGACTGGGAGCGGGTCACGGTCAGATTGGCCAAGTTCACTGATCAGAACAGTAACTATGTGAAGCCGGTTCAAGTTTACTATGGCGCGCATTCTTTCGGTACAACCTACTCCTGGGGTGAAGTGGACAAAGTAAACAATACACATCCTGTTGCGTATTCCGCGTTTGGTTCCCATGGGATGTGGAAAGATCCTGGCAATCATGTCTATCAGGAACTCGTCGTAACCCAGTTGATTGATGTGACGAATCAGGGAACGGCATGGGATACCTGGAACAATATCCAGGCTTTTCAGTATTATCCGAATACTCGAACAGGTAATGGTCTGGGTAATGCTTGGCCATCATGGCTGGACAGGGATTACAGTAATCCGAACAGCTTGTCTGTCTATAGATTCGGAAATCCGTCCCAAGGCTCCTTCTTTGGTCAGCCTCTACTTGCAGGGGGACCAACAGGACCGCAGGAAAAAGGCGCATTAACGAATGATGTTATTTTAGATTAG
- a CDS encoding DUF5054 domain-containing protein, with protein sequence MTNRKKVHVVFKTHLDIGFTHLAENVVKQYMEEYVPKAIALSAQLEAEGGREQFIWTTGSWLIRHYLNHASGEGKQAMEQAIRKGHIVWHGLPFTTHTELMDPSLFRYGLSIGLELDKQFGKTTIAAKMTDVPGHTLSMVPLMNEVGIRYMHLGVNPASMRPDVPKLFRWQAADGSEIIVNYADTYGEAVEIEGIDDILLFAHTGDNCGPPSAEEIREQFQHIQERYPDAEIMASSLDAFAVHLDQVRDQLPVVCEELGDTWIHGGGTDPLKIARFRQLQRLRDKWLTEGRIDPASAEYKGMSDAMLLVVEHTWGLDVKKWLPDFRNYAKPDFNRAREMNDVDVEDIPAKFQYIGAFAMDEFDSHSSGMFSSETSRRTYSMIESSWAEQRGYLDTAVACLSDDKQKEARQAFEQLNPVKSVFSGNVSAVSHQVYSSGGYRLAFNNNGALIQLTDEKGKNWVDAKHPFGAYAYETFGTEDYDRYFRTYMQNLPVTHPWADADFNKPGFEFVRPLPSHQVYLPIVTDMHKSGNAHSDTYGFRLSMPTESHELYGAPKELELVYTFSQAGVVEVSLQWFGKEANRLPEASWFGCGLKVDNPNLWMMDKLGGRISPLNVVKDGNRNLHAVDKGVFYEGTDGQASIEALDSALVAPGQRRLLQFDNSFVSLESGWQFNLHNNIWGTNFPMWYGEDAKFRFRLNTAANRK encoded by the coding sequence ATGACTAACCGTAAAAAAGTACATGTTGTTTTTAAAACTCACCTGGATATCGGATTTACGCACTTGGCGGAGAACGTCGTAAAGCAGTACATGGAAGAGTACGTACCCAAAGCTATCGCTTTGTCCGCGCAGTTGGAAGCAGAGGGAGGACGAGAGCAGTTCATATGGACCACGGGTTCCTGGCTGATCCGTCATTATCTGAATCATGCGTCCGGAGAGGGTAAACAGGCTATGGAACAAGCGATCCGCAAAGGTCATATTGTATGGCATGGATTACCGTTCACGACGCATACCGAGCTGATGGACCCCTCATTATTTCGCTACGGATTGTCCATTGGACTGGAACTGGATAAACAATTTGGCAAAACGACCATTGCAGCAAAAATGACGGATGTACCCGGTCATACCCTGTCTATGGTGCCTTTGATGAATGAAGTGGGTATCCGGTATATGCATCTTGGGGTTAATCCAGCTTCCATGCGCCCGGATGTGCCTAAACTGTTCAGATGGCAGGCAGCGGATGGCAGTGAGATCATTGTCAATTATGCGGACACCTACGGAGAGGCAGTCGAAATTGAAGGTATCGATGATATCTTGTTGTTTGCCCATACGGGCGACAATTGCGGACCGCCAAGCGCAGAAGAGATTCGTGAACAATTCCAGCATATCCAGGAACGATACCCCGATGCAGAGATTATGGCGTCGTCTCTTGATGCATTTGCAGTGCACCTTGATCAGGTTCGGGACCAATTACCTGTTGTATGTGAAGAGCTCGGGGATACTTGGATTCACGGAGGCGGTACTGACCCGCTTAAAATAGCCCGATTCCGCCAGTTGCAGCGGTTAAGAGACAAGTGGCTGACCGAAGGCCGGATCGATCCGGCAAGCGCTGAATATAAAGGCATGAGTGATGCCATGCTGCTGGTTGTGGAGCATACGTGGGGGCTTGATGTGAAGAAATGGCTTCCGGATTTCCGGAATTATGCCAAGCCTGACTTCAACCGTGCACGGGAAATGAACGACGTCGATGTGGAGGATATCCCTGCAAAATTTCAATATATCGGTGCCTTCGCCATGGATGAGTTCGACAGTCATTCCAGCGGAATGTTCTCTTCGGAGACGAGCCGTCGTACCTATTCCATGATAGAGAGCTCTTGGGCGGAACAGCGGGGATATTTGGACACGGCTGTGGCGTGCCTGAGTGATGACAAGCAGAAGGAAGCGCGGCAAGCTTTTGAACAACTAAATCCAGTTAAAAGTGTGTTTTCCGGTAATGTATCTGCGGTAAGTCATCAAGTTTATAGCAGTGGTGGATACCGGCTGGCCTTCAATAACAATGGTGCACTGATTCAGCTGACGGACGAGAAGGGAAAGAATTGGGTGGACGCGAAGCATCCGTTCGGAGCCTATGCCTATGAAACCTTCGGGACGGAGGATTACGACAGGTATTTCCGTACCTATATGCAGAACCTGCCTGTGACACATCCTTGGGCGGATGCCGACTTCAACAAACCTGGCTTTGAATTTGTGCGCCCACTGCCAAGCCATCAGGTGTACTTGCCAATCGTGACCGATATGCACAAGTCAGGCAATGCTCATAGCGATACGTATGGGTTCCGGTTGTCCATGCCAACAGAAAGTCATGAATTGTACGGAGCACCCAAGGAACTGGAACTGGTATATACGTTTTCACAGGCAGGAGTGGTAGAGGTTAGCTTGCAATGGTTTGGAAAAGAAGCGAATCGTCTTCCAGAGGCCAGTTGGTTTGGATGCGGACTGAAGGTGGATAACCCCAATCTGTGGATGATGGACAAGCTTGGAGGACGAATCTCTCCGTTGAATGTTGTAAAAGATGGCAACCGCAATCTGCATGCTGTAGACAAGGGAGTATTCTATGAGGGCACAGATGGTCAGGCCTCTATTGAAGCACTGGATTCCGCTTTGGTCGCACCTGGACAGAGAAGATTGCTGCAATTCGACAACTCGTTTGTTTCGCTTGAATCCGGATGGCAATTTAATCTGCATAACAATATCTGGGGCACCAATTTCCCAATGTGGTACGGCGAGGATGCCAAATTCCGCTTTCGACTAAATACAGCTGCAAACCGCAAATAA
- a CDS encoding ABC transporter substrate-binding protein, with protein MKRKSNLLIVLVLITTLLGGCSASSSNNENEESTVKEPVVTDNSAKEAPMLAKLVDEGKLPALAERLPASKDIMVEEVVEEIGQYGGDWNMPWTGVPDKWGIGQPTEEALFRFNKEGNKVEPNVAKSYEVNDDSTVFTIHLREGMKWSDGVPFTADDVLFYWEHMLTKETFGKKIYDAYYSVDPVTGDRALAEVKKVDDYTFTVTHKYPSVLFLERVAIDNKWFFAPAHFHKTILPEFVGDAKTLEITKQWGYEDPKVFLMETGYTDWLHYQIPTLRAWVPTNDPNGDQFVMERNPYYWKTDKEGKQLPYIDRIVATKIQDPSQKVLGTLAGDYNLVIFDSKDFTVLKENEKKGDYRIIPWTQPAWSSAGVQLNQTTEDPNLRKLFQDIKFREALSIGVDRNQVSEIVTSGLGEPIQASVPEGVMGYQEGWAQQWAEYDPERANQILDELGLNKRDKDNFRLNPDGSELTLTVIESTTDTAPFLELLKKYYEDMGLRTNLKVVDGGTHFDMKYANKIPMTTENISVVNVAFRPDTMVPLRVITPWFGHYGLYSQSGGKEGVKPEGDVAKILEYWEKVKASKTLDEINQYSNEIVKLHQKNQWVIGYAGPTPVLITASNKIHNIPTDLIWSDEYRSLGQGHPAQFFIKQ; from the coding sequence TTGAAAAGGAAAAGCAACTTGTTAATTGTTCTTGTCCTAATCACGACATTACTAGGGGGATGCTCTGCATCTTCGTCTAACAACGAAAATGAGGAATCTACAGTGAAAGAACCTGTTGTTACGGACAACAGTGCCAAAGAAGCCCCGATGCTGGCAAAGCTTGTCGATGAAGGTAAATTGCCTGCCCTGGCTGAGCGCCTGCCAGCTTCCAAAGACATTATGGTTGAAGAGGTCGTCGAGGAAATCGGGCAATATGGTGGGGATTGGAACATGCCTTGGACTGGTGTTCCTGATAAGTGGGGGATAGGCCAACCGACAGAGGAAGCACTGTTTCGTTTCAACAAGGAAGGAAACAAGGTTGAGCCAAACGTAGCCAAGAGCTATGAAGTGAATGATGATTCCACCGTGTTCACCATCCATTTGCGGGAAGGCATGAAATGGTCCGATGGTGTTCCTTTCACAGCGGATGATGTTCTCTTTTATTGGGAGCATATGTTGACCAAAGAGACCTTTGGTAAAAAGATCTATGACGCTTATTATTCCGTTGACCCTGTTACCGGGGATAGAGCGTTGGCTGAAGTGAAGAAGGTAGATGACTACACGTTTACCGTAACTCACAAATATCCAAGTGTGCTCTTTCTGGAACGTGTGGCCATCGATAACAAGTGGTTCTTCGCTCCTGCACACTTTCACAAAACCATTCTTCCTGAGTTCGTAGGGGATGCCAAAACATTGGAGATTACGAAGCAATGGGGCTATGAAGATCCCAAAGTATTCTTGATGGAAACCGGGTATACGGATTGGCTGCACTACCAGATTCCTACACTCCGGGCATGGGTTCCAACCAATGATCCTAATGGCGATCAGTTTGTCATGGAGCGCAACCCGTACTACTGGAAAACAGATAAAGAAGGTAAACAGCTTCCGTATATTGACCGGATTGTAGCGACTAAGATTCAAGATCCGAGCCAAAAGGTCCTTGGAACGCTTGCCGGTGATTACAACCTGGTGATCTTTGATTCCAAAGACTTCACGGTACTGAAAGAGAATGAGAAAAAAGGTGACTACCGTATCATCCCTTGGACACAACCAGCTTGGTCCAGCGCGGGAGTACAGTTAAACCAGACTACGGAAGATCCGAATCTCCGCAAACTCTTCCAGGACATCAAGTTCAGGGAAGCACTCTCCATTGGGGTGGATCGTAACCAGGTGTCTGAGATTGTGACCAGTGGGCTGGGAGAACCGATTCAAGCTTCTGTACCGGAAGGCGTAATGGGCTATCAGGAAGGGTGGGCCCAGCAGTGGGCGGAATACGATCCTGAACGCGCTAACCAAATTCTTGACGAGTTAGGTTTGAACAAGCGGGATAAAGACAACTTCCGTCTGAACCCTGATGGTTCTGAGTTGACACTCACGGTGATTGAGAGCACAACCGATACAGCACCTTTCCTTGAATTGCTTAAGAAATACTACGAGGATATGGGTCTGCGAACGAACCTGAAAGTGGTTGACGGAGGCACTCATTTTGATATGAAATATGCCAACAAGATTCCGATGACTACCGAGAATATTTCTGTCGTCAACGTAGCCTTCCGACCGGATACCATGGTTCCGCTCCGTGTGATCACACCATGGTTCGGCCATTACGGCTTATACAGTCAATCTGGCGGCAAGGAAGGTGTCAAACCTGAAGGGGATGTCGCTAAAATCCTTGAGTATTGGGAAAAAGTGAAAGCAAGCAAGACACTGGATGAAATCAATCAGTATAGCAATGAGATCGTGAAACTGCACCAGAAGAATCAGTGGGTAATCGGATATGCGGGACCAACTCCGGTGCTGATTACAGCCTCGAATAAAATTCATAACATCCCTACGGATCTTATCTGGTCCGATGAGTATCGCTCGCTGGGTCAAGGCCATCCGGCACAATTTTTCATCAAGCAATAG
- a CDS encoding ABC transporter permease encodes MLEYILKRILLAIPVVVVISFIVFYIIQLPPGDYVSSYSAKMSASGDIMTQAEMDDMRANLGLDRPIYEQYFVWVKKIILHGDFGFSFNYNKPVMAVIQQYMGLTLVVSLVTMAFHYIIAIPVGIYTAVKQYSAGDYFFSGLSFIGMATPNFLLAIILMFFSYKWFGNPLLGLFSNEYVNAPWSMDKVKDLMQHMVIPVIVIGLSGTADLIRIMRGQMLDELNKPNVITARAKGLSEMQILFKYPTRAALNPIVSTFGWSLSSIFTGATITAIVLNLPIQGPVMHNALLGQDMYLAGTFLLIMALLTVLGTLISDILLAWLDPKIRTEFRGS; translated from the coding sequence ATGCTTGAATACATTTTAAAACGAATCCTGTTGGCCATTCCTGTTGTTGTTGTGATCTCCTTTATCGTCTTCTACATTATTCAATTGCCACCTGGCGATTACGTATCCTCCTACTCGGCCAAGATGTCCGCTTCCGGCGATATCATGACCCAGGCTGAGATGGATGACATGCGGGCGAATCTGGGGCTCGATCGGCCAATCTATGAACAATACTTCGTTTGGGTAAAGAAAATCATTCTGCATGGAGACTTTGGTTTCTCATTCAACTACAACAAACCGGTGATGGCGGTGATCCAGCAGTATATGGGACTGACTCTGGTCGTCTCGCTGGTGACAATGGCTTTCCATTATATAATCGCGATTCCGGTTGGGATCTACACGGCGGTAAAGCAGTATTCTGCGGGCGATTATTTCTTCTCCGGCCTGAGCTTTATCGGAATGGCAACGCCCAACTTTTTGTTAGCCATTATTCTCATGTTCTTTTCCTATAAGTGGTTCGGTAATCCATTGCTCGGCTTATTCTCCAACGAATACGTGAATGCGCCGTGGTCCATGGACAAGGTAAAAGACTTAATGCAGCATATGGTGATTCCGGTTATTGTTATCGGACTTTCGGGTACTGCGGATCTGATTCGGATCATGCGCGGACAAATGCTCGATGAGTTGAACAAACCGAATGTTATTACTGCCCGCGCCAAGGGCTTATCAGAGATGCAAATCCTGTTCAAGTATCCGACACGTGCAGCCTTGAATCCTATTGTGAGTACCTTTGGCTGGTCACTGTCCTCCATCTTTACCGGCGCTACCATTACAGCAATCGTATTGAACCTGCCGATTCAAGGGCCAGTTATGCATAATGCATTGCTCGGTCAGGACATGTATCTTGCTGGAACCTTTTTATTGATCATGGCTTTGCTGACGGTTCTCGGAACATTGATTTCCGATATTTTGCTGGCTTGGCTTGATCCCAAAATACGTACAGAGTTCAGAGGATCCTAA
- a CDS encoding ABC transporter permease has protein sequence MMRPLPLFKGQRPAVPVTAAPKETVYSSQWRLIYQKFKKHKLARISMYILGAFYIIALFAQLIAPYGLQSYDSKYVNAPPMGLRFVDADGKFHIKPFVYELKSERDPETLRKMFVPDTEKKHFFKFFVKGEEYKFLGLIPMSTHLFAVDEPGRIFLLGTDGMGRDLFSRIVLGSQISLSIPLVGVGISFILGLIIGGISGYFGGWIDSMIQRIIEIIRSFPTLPLWMALSAAIPPRIPVVTMYLYIVIIFAFIGWTDLARVVRGKFISLKNEDYVIAAKIAGVGDAKIIVKHLLPGFMSYLVVATTLAIPSMILGETAMSFLGLGVRSPATSWGVLLQEAQKIENVALYPWKLIPLAFVILTVLTYNFIGDGLRDAADPYKK, from the coding sequence ATGATGAGACCACTACCGTTATTTAAAGGTCAAAGGCCGGCAGTCCCAGTTACAGCAGCACCAAAAGAAACTGTATACAGCTCGCAGTGGCGGCTGATATATCAGAAATTCAAGAAACACAAGTTGGCCCGGATCAGCATGTACATTCTGGGCGCATTTTACATCATCGCACTGTTCGCACAGTTAATCGCGCCGTATGGGCTGCAAAGCTATGACAGCAAATATGTGAATGCCCCGCCAATGGGACTTCGATTCGTTGATGCGGACGGCAAGTTTCACATCAAGCCGTTTGTATATGAATTGAAGAGCGAGCGTGACCCCGAAACATTGCGTAAAATGTTTGTCCCGGATACCGAAAAAAAGCATTTCTTCAAGTTCTTTGTAAAGGGAGAAGAATATAAGTTTCTTGGTCTGATCCCCATGTCGACGCATTTGTTCGCTGTAGATGAGCCTGGGCGGATATTCCTGCTGGGTACGGACGGTATGGGGCGTGACCTGTTCTCCCGGATCGTGCTGGGCAGTCAAATCTCACTAAGCATCCCGCTGGTCGGCGTAGGCATTAGCTTTATTCTGGGTTTGATTATTGGAGGCATCTCCGGTTATTTTGGCGGCTGGATTGATTCCATGATACAGCGCATCATCGAAATCATACGTTCCTTTCCGACGCTGCCGTTGTGGATGGCACTATCCGCTGCAATTCCGCCACGTATTCCGGTCGTGACCATGTATTTATACATCGTGATCATCTTCGCATTTATTGGCTGGACGGATCTGGCACGGGTGGTCAGAGGCAAGTTCATTTCGTTGAAGAATGAAGATTATGTAATCGCTGCAAAGATCGCTGGTGTAGGAGACGCAAAGATTATTGTCAAACATCTGCTGCCAGGCTTCATGAGTTATTTAGTCGTGGCGACAACCCTGGCGATTCCGAGCATGATTCTGGGTGAGACGGCTATGAGCTTTCTCGGTCTGGGCGTTCGTTCGCCGGCAACCAGTTGGGGTGTGCTGCTTCAGGAAGCCCAAAAAATTGAAAATGTGGCCCTGTATCCATGGAAGCTCATTCCACTCGCTTTTGTCATTCTGACTGTATTGACCTATAACTTCATCGGCGATGGTTTGCGCGACGCGGCTGATCCGTACAAAAAATAA
- a CDS encoding ABC transporter ATP-binding protein has translation MATQAVEKEQPLLSVQDLKIRIQMENGVMNAVDGVDFNIYKGKTLGLVGESGCGKSLTSRSIISINPKECETSGTITYNSDSESTLHGLNLLSLKPTGKQIRSIRGRKISMIFQEPMTAFSPMYTIGNQIMEAIRIHQTRNKKEAKRIALEMLSKVGISDQAKRFDQYPHEFSGGMRQRAMISMALSCNPEILIADEPTTALDVTIQAQVLELMKSLQAEFGMAILLVTHDLGIIAEMCDEVAVMYLGRIVEQAPMREIFNNPKHPYTKGLLKSMPRLGGNKSKRLDSIEGSVPMPINMPPMCGFYDRCKDRIEGVCNQQVVPKTAISDQHMVRCFLYADQREGEA, from the coding sequence ATGGCAACTCAAGCTGTTGAGAAGGAGCAACCTTTACTGTCCGTTCAAGACCTGAAGATTCGGATTCAGATGGAAAATGGCGTCATGAATGCCGTGGATGGAGTCGACTTCAATATATACAAAGGCAAAACCCTTGGGCTTGTGGGGGAATCGGGCTGCGGCAAAAGCCTGACAAGTCGATCGATCATCAGCATCAATCCCAAGGAATGTGAAACGAGTGGAACAATCACTTACAATTCCGACTCGGAATCGACTCTCCATGGTCTGAATCTTTTGTCTCTTAAGCCGACGGGCAAGCAGATCCGCTCCATCCGTGGCCGCAAAATCTCGATGATCTTTCAGGAGCCGATGACGGCCTTCTCACCGATGTATACCATCGGGAATCAAATCATGGAAGCGATCCGAATTCATCAGACGAGGAATAAGAAAGAGGCCAAAAGAATCGCGTTAGAGATGCTTAGCAAAGTCGGGATTTCCGATCAGGCCAAGCGTTTCGATCAATATCCACATGAATTCTCGGGAGGGATGCGTCAGCGGGCGATGATCTCCATGGCATTGTCCTGTAACCCCGAAATTCTGATTGCGGATGAGCCCACGACAGCGCTCGATGTGACCATTCAGGCTCAGGTACTCGAACTTATGAAAAGCCTGCAGGCGGAGTTTGGCATGGCCATTCTGCTGGTGACCCATGATCTGGGTATTATCGCCGAGATGTGTGATGAGGTTGCGGTGATGTACCTCGGAAGAATTGTTGAGCAGGCTCCAATGAGGGAAATCTTCAACAATCCGAAGCATCCCTACACGAAAGGGTTACTTAAATCGATGCCTAGACTGGGAGGGAATAAAAGCAAACGGCTGGATTCCATCGAAGGTTCCGTTCCGATGCCGATTAACATGCCTCCAATGTGCGGATTCTATGATCGCTGCAAGGACAGAATTGAAGGCGTATGTAATCAACAAGTTGTACCGAAAACCGCGATTTCCGACCAGCATATGGTCAGATGTTTCTTGTACGCGGACCAGAGAGAAGGAGAAGCATAA
- a CDS encoding ABC transporter ATP-binding protein, translating into MTKPILEVLNLNKSFQVKSKKALFKKPKPIHILNEISFELLEGETLSIVGESGCGKTTLGRCIVRGVDASSGSVVYHAEDGKEVNYLNLKGKEIKAYRKDIQMIFQDPYSSLSPRMSVFDIIAEPLIANFKLSRAEVEAKVMEIAEKTGLNVGYLKRYPHAFSGGQRQRIAIARALITQPRLIVCDEAVSALDVSIQAQIINLLKDLQEQLKITYIFISHDLSIVQNISDRVAVMHLGRIVELATTESLFSNPQHPYTEALMSAVPQPNPDFKKERIILEGEVPNPANPPSGCHFHPRCSYKTDKCIQHVPELREVGYNHFAACHYAEQLQLRGVPIETEDEMHSRTS; encoded by the coding sequence ATGACCAAACCCATTCTTGAAGTCCTCAACCTGAACAAAAGCTTTCAGGTCAAATCCAAAAAAGCCCTGTTCAAAAAGCCTAAACCCATTCATATTTTGAATGAAATTTCATTTGAACTCCTTGAAGGGGAGACGCTCAGTATTGTCGGGGAATCTGGATGTGGAAAAACGACGCTCGGACGCTGTATCGTTAGAGGTGTGGATGCTTCTTCAGGCAGTGTAGTCTATCATGCGGAAGATGGAAAAGAAGTGAATTACCTAAACTTGAAGGGCAAAGAGATCAAAGCATATCGCAAGGATATCCAGATGATTTTTCAAGACCCGTATTCCTCACTCAGCCCCCGGATGAGCGTATTCGATATTATCGCCGAACCGCTGATTGCGAACTTTAAGCTGAGCAGGGCTGAGGTAGAAGCGAAAGTGATGGAGATTGCCGAGAAAACAGGTCTGAATGTAGGTTACCTGAAACGTTACCCACATGCATTTTCGGGAGGACAGCGGCAGCGGATAGCCATTGCGCGTGCGCTGATTACACAACCCAGACTGATTGTCTGTGATGAAGCGGTCTCTGCGCTGGATGTATCGATTCAGGCTCAGATTATCAACCTGCTCAAAGATTTGCAGGAGCAATTAAAGATCACATATATCTTCATCTCGCATGATCTTTCCATCGTACAGAACATTTCCGACCGGGTAGCAGTTATGCATCTGGGCAGAATTGTGGAACTGGCGACAACGGAATCATTGTTCTCGAATCCTCAGCATCCCTATACGGAGGCGCTAATGTCAGCCGTGCCCCAACCGAATCCGGATTTTAAAAAAGAACGAATTATACTGGAGGGGGAAGTACCGAATCCGGCCAATCCGCCAAGCGGCTGTCATTTTCATCCCCGATGCTCGTATAAGACGGATAAATGCATCCAGCACGTTCCTGAACTCCGTGAAGTAGGATATAATCATTTTGCTGCCTGTCATTATGCAGAGCAGCTTCAGCTTCGCGGCGTTCCAATCGAGACTGAGGATGAGATGCACTCCAGGACATCCTAA
- a CDS encoding LacI family DNA-binding transcriptional regulator, with product MAKIDDVARLAGVSKGTVSNVFSQKRPTSKKVTEKVLQISKELNYVPNHIARSLVTKKTMAIGLTIPHGKFFFSVFHNQFINGVILEASNYGYRVLLDMIAAEEVKTPSLASYPIDGAIVLGPTEEDDRINLLYQHDIPFVTIGKIINKGLQAVSTVNNDNKQVMRDICDYLLGLGHRNIMFLNAGEQMTVSIERSEEFVRVLQEHGVTIQPGMIHYKPGIHSDKYIKYGYDETLHNVKNPMGRVTAIIADDDRTAFSALNAINDAGLRVPEDISLFVICGDQSMMHQVRPSLTGMDLQPSELGVQSVRLLMHKLGILEGSYENNKIVPSKIIERNSCSSIKN from the coding sequence ATGGCAAAGATTGATGATGTAGCCCGTCTGGCGGGTGTATCCAAGGGAACGGTATCCAACGTATTCAGCCAGAAAAGGCCGACGAGCAAAAAGGTAACCGAGAAAGTACTGCAAATTTCGAAGGAATTGAATTACGTGCCGAATCATATTGCAAGAAGCTTGGTCACCAAGAAAACAATGGCGATCGGGCTTACGATTCCGCACGGCAAATTCTTTTTCAGCGTGTTCCATAATCAGTTTATCAATGGTGTCATTCTGGAAGCTTCCAATTATGGATATCGGGTGCTTCTGGATATGATTGCTGCCGAAGAGGTGAAGACACCCTCACTTGCGAGCTATCCTATTGACGGGGCTATTGTGCTGGGGCCTACAGAAGAGGATGACCGGATCAATCTGCTGTATCAGCATGACATTCCGTTTGTTACGATCGGCAAAATCATTAACAAGGGACTTCAGGCTGTTTCTACCGTCAATAACGATAATAAACAGGTTATGCGCGATATTTGTGATTATTTGCTTGGACTGGGGCATCGGAACATCATGTTTCTGAACGCCGGAGAGCAGATGACGGTTTCCATTGAGCGGTCGGAAGAGTTCGTCCGGGTACTGCAGGAGCATGGTGTGACGATCCAGCCCGGAATGATCCATTACAAACCAGGTATTCATTCAGACAAGTATATTAAATACGGCTATGATGAGACACTTCATAATGTGAAGAATCCCATGGGGAGGGTTACGGCCATTATTGCAGACGACGATCGTACTGCATTTAGCGCCCTTAATGCCATCAACGACGCGGGTCTGCGTGTGCCAGAAGATATCTCATTGTTTGTCATCTGCGGTGATCAGTCCATGATGCACCAAGTAAGACCTTCTTTGACGGGAATGGATTTGCAACCATCTGAGCTGGGTGTTCAGTCGGTAAGGTTGCTTATGCATAAGCTGGGTATTCTAGAGGGATCGTACGAGAATAACAAGATTGTGCCTAGCAAAATCATAGAAAGAAACTCTTGTTCCTCGATCAAGAATTAG